A part of Gemmatimonadota bacterium genomic DNA contains:
- a CDS encoding helix-turn-helix transcriptional regulator — protein sequence MNVDAFLPLTTPVYAVLLTLGTGCMHGYGIIQAFEERTGQKDVLLPGSLYNTIARMLRQGLLEEAPTPEAEADPRRRYYRATELGRQVVAAESARLRTLLSLAQGAGPSTA from the coding sequence ATGAACGTTGATGCTTTCCTGCCGTTGACCACGCCCGTGTATGCAGTGCTGTTGACCCTGGGCACTGGATGCATGCACGGCTACGGGATCATCCAGGCGTTCGAAGAGCGCACCGGGCAGAAGGACGTTCTTCTGCCCGGATCGCTCTACAACACCATCGCGCGCATGCTGCGCCAGGGCCTTCTTGAGGAAGCTCCCACACCGGAGGCCGAGGCGGATCCCAGGCGCCGCTACTACCGCGCCACCGAGTTGGGCCGACAGGTCGTCGCGGCGGAGTCGGCCCGGCTTCGCACTCTGCTCAGCCTCGCCCAGGGCGCGGGTCCGTCGACGGCGTAG